Proteins encoded within one genomic window of Oryza brachyantha chromosome 7, ObraRS2, whole genome shotgun sequence:
- the LOC102702206 gene encoding protein PYRICULARIA ORYZAE RESISTANCE 21-like, whose protein sequence is MADKISTVVLNVDLECDRCYKKIRRVLCKIQDKANIKTISYDEKNNAVMVSGPFDADKVCQKLCCKAGRVIKDMQIKGKENKDKDAGDKAKAAEKEAGGGKAEKKGGGKGDSKEAKADKAAAAAKPEKAEKGGGKDAKPEKKVKFDLDEAPAPALKPGKVPFPAGMTQADLAPLLEKLKIAKLGGPEPPRGEPIAPPMMAPPVPAAQGVAVPSIWPAPAGPISCYSYNPAYDQSSYYGGGYGYGCGGSCRCSSCAGGSKPAPGGYYGAVAPAPAPYDHQGWYCGNRHPYYQQQQCYEDPNAGCSIM, encoded by the exons ATCTCTACGGTTGTGCTCAACGTTGACCTCGAATGCGATCGATGCTACAAGAAGATCAGAAGAGTCCTCTGCAAGATCCAAG ACAAGGCGAACATCAAGACGATCTCCTACGACGAGAAGAACAATGCCGTGATGGTGTCGGGGCCGTTCGACGCCGACAAGGTCTGCCAGAAGCTGTGCTGCAAGGCCGGCAGGGTCATCAAGGACATGCAGATCAAAGGCAAGGAGAACAAGGACAAGGACGCCGGCGAcaaggcgaaggcggcggagaaggaggccggcggcggcaaggcggAGAAGAAAGGTGGTGGTAAGGGTGATAGTAAGGAGGCGAAGGCGGacaaggccgccgccgccgcgaagcCGGAGAAGGCAGAGAAGGGCGGCGGCAAGGACGCGAAGCCGGAGAAGAAGGTCAAGTTCGACCTTGAcgaggcgccggcgccggcgttgaAGCCAGGCAAGGTGCCCTTCCCGGCCGGCATGACCCAGGCCGACCTCGCCCCGCTCCTCGAGAAGCTGAAGATCGCCAAGCTGGGCggccccgagccgccgcgcggcgaGCCGATCGCGCCGCCGATgatggcgccgccggtgcccgCCGCGCAGGGCGTGGCCGTGCCGTCCAtctggccggcgccggccggccccaTCTCGTGCTACAGCTACAACCCGGCGTACGACCAGTCATCGTACTACGGCGGCGGCTACGGCTACGGCTGCGGCGGGTCGTGCCGGTGCAGCTCGTGCGCCGGCGGCAGCAAGCCGGCGCCCGGCGGGTACTACGGCGCCGTGGCtcctgcgccggcgccgtacGACCACCAGGGATGGTACTGCGGCAACCGGCACCCGTActaccagcagcagcaatgcTACGAGGACCCCAACGCCGGGTGCAGCATCatgtga